From Erigeron canadensis isolate Cc75 chromosome 8, C_canadensis_v1, whole genome shotgun sequence, one genomic window encodes:
- the LOC122580198 gene encoding monosaccharide-sensing protein 2-like: MSKAVMVAVSAAIGNMIQGWDNACIAGAVLYIKKEFNLQNEPTIEGLIVAMSLIGATLVTTCSGAVSDSLGRRPMLIISSIFYFFGGLVMLWSPNVYILLLGRLLDGLGIGLAVTLVPVYISETSPPEIRGSLNTLPQFMGSGGMFLSYCMVFGMSLMELPSWRVMLGVLSIPSLFYFVLTIFFLPESPRWLVSKGRMLEAKHVLQRLRGKDDVAGEMALLVEGLGVGSKTAIEEYIIGPAPDIEEAAKINLYGQEDGVSLIARPIVSRQGSALHQSVPLMDPLVTLFNSVHEKLPDGVGSKGSMLFPHFGSMFSVSGNPIKTEDWDTESVGGREGDDYQSDHALENDPDDTLHTPLISRQNTTVEKDTIQPAAHESILSIRNAGEQVSGTDIGGGWQLAWKWSQNDGQERENDGVLKRIYLHQEIGTDMPADSDTFQAAALVSQPALYSINLMEQNPVGPAMVHPAEATKNPSWSDLFEPGVKHALFVGIGLQILQQFSGINGVLYYTPQILEEAGVGLLLSSFGLSSTSSSLLISNITTLLMLPCIAVAMRLMDISGRRALLLTTLPVLILSLIVLVIGGLVNFGSIANAAISTTSVIIYFCCFVMGFGPIPNILCSEIFPTRVRGICIAICALTFWICDIIVTYSLPVLLTSVGLSGVFAFYAVVCIIAWVFVFLKVPETKGMPLEVITEFFSVGAKHVDAAKNN; encoded by the exons ATGAGTAAAGCTGTGATGGTGGCTGTTTCTGCAGCCATTGGTAACATGATTCAAGGATGGGATAATGCTTGTATTGCTG GGGCTGTTTTATACATAAAGAAAGAATTCAACTTACAGAATGAACCAACTATAGAAGGTCTAATTGTTGCCATGTCACTTATTGGTGCTACTTTAGTTACAACATGTTCCGGTGCAGTGTCAGATTCACTTGGACGACGTCCCATGCTTATTATATCGTCtatcttttatttctttggTGGTCTTGTTATGTTATGGTCACCTAATGTTTATATCCTGCTATTGGGTAGGCTGTTAGATGGTTTAGGAATCGGGCTAGCTGTTACGCTTGTTCCTGTTTATATATCTGAGACATCACCTCCTGAGATTAGAGGGTCACTGAATACGTTACCGCAGTTTATGGGGTCTGGAGGGATGTTTCTTTCATACTGCATGGTTTTTGGGATGTCTTTAATGGAGTTGCCGAGTTGGAGAGTAATGCTTGGTGTTCTTTCGATTCCAtcccttttttattttgtcttaACAATCTTTTTCTTGCCTGAGTCTCCAAGATGGCTTGTCAGTAAAGGAAGAATGCTTGAGGCCAAACACGTTTTACAGAGATTGCGTGGCAAAGATGACGTCGCag GTGAAATGGCTTTACTGGTTGAAGGCCTTGGAGTAGGTAGTAAGACTGCCATAGAAGAGTACATAATCGGGCCTGCACCTGATATTGAAGAAGCTGCTAAGATTAATTTATACGGTCAGGAGGATGGAGTTTCTTTGATTGCTCGACCCATTGTATCTCGCCAAGGAAGTGCCCTTCACCAAAGTGTCCCGCTTATGGACCCCCTGGTAACCCTTTTTAACAGTGTCCATGAAAAGCTTCCAGATGGTGTCGGCAGTAAAGGAAGCATGCTATTTCCACATTTTGGGAGCATGTTCAGTGTTTCTGGAAATCCAATCAAAACCGAAGATTGGGATACAGAAAGTGTTGGTGGTAGAGAAGGCGATGATTATCAATCTGATCATGCTCTTGAAAATGATCCAGATGATACTTTACATACTCCACTAATTTCTCGTCAAAATACAACTGTGGAGAAAGACACGATTCAGCCTGCTGCCCATGAAAGCATTTTAAGCATTAGAAATGCTGGAGAACAAGTGAGTGGCACCGACATTGGAGGTGGTTGGCAACTTGCATGGAAATGGTCACAAAACGATGGTCAAGAAAGAGAGAATGATGGAGTACTTAAAAGAATCTATCTGCACCAAGAAATAGGCACTGATATGCCTGCAGATAGTGACACCTTCCAGGCTGCAGCCCTGGTGAGTCAGCCTGCACTTTACTCCATAAACCTCATGGAGCAGAACCCGGTTGGACCAGCTATGGTTCACCCAGCCGAAGCAACAAAGAATCCAAGCTGGTCTGATCTTTTTGAACCAGGAGTCAAGCATGCATTGTTTGTGGGAATTGGTCTTCAGATACTTCAGCAG TTTTCTGGCATCAATGGAGTCCTTTACTACACGCCTCAGATACTCGAGGAAGCAGGTGTTGGTCTCCTTTTATCAAGTTTTGGCCTAAGTTCAACTTCATCATCTCTTCTCATTAGTAACATCACAACTTTACTGATGCTTCCTTGTATTGCTGTGGCCATGAGACTCATGGATATCTCTGGAAGAAG GGCTCTACTGCTGACTACGCTTCCTGTGTTGATCTTGAGTCTCATAGTTTTGGTGATAGGAGGTCTAGTGAACTTTGGAAGCATTGCAAATGCAGCTATTTCAACTACAAGcgtaattatatatttttgttgtttcGTGATGGGATTTGGTCCAATTCCCAATATACTATGTTCGGAGATTTTCCCAACTCGTGTTCGTGGGATCTGCATTGCAATTTGTGCCCTTACATTCTGGATCTGTGACATTATTGTCACATACTCTCTGCCTGTGTTGCTTACTTCTGTTGGTCTGTCGGGTGTTTTTGCCTTCTATGCCGTTGTTTGCATCATAGCTTGGGTGTTTGTCTTCTTGAAAGTGCCAGAGACGAAAGGAATGCCACTGGAAGTTATTACAGAGTTCTTTTCGGTTGGTGCTAAACATGTTGATGCTGCGAAGAATAATTGA